A stretch of DNA from Jatrophihabitans endophyticus:
CGCAGTACTTCGTCGGCCCGGACGGCAGGGGCAGCGAGGTCGCCATCTTCCGCGGCGTCAACACCGAGTTCGGCCCGCTCAAGTTCTTCACCGTCTACAAGAACACCAACCTCGAGATCGCCGACCTAAACGCGTCGGTCCGCTCCCAGGTCGAGGGCGGGATCGCGGCCGACAGCATCGCCGCCGCGGAGCGCATCGTGACCAACCTCCGCGACAACCGGCTGCCGGTGTGCGTGACGGACACCCCGACCCCCACGCCGACCCCGACGCCCACGGCGAAGTCGAGCGTCAAGTCCAGCGGGAAGTCCAGCGCGGCACCGGGCAGGTCGACCGCCAAGCCGCGGCGCGGCGCGCCGTCCGGCGCCCGGACCACTCCGTCCGCGGGGACGACGACCTCGGCGGCGAGCCCCGCACCCACGGCGTCCACGCCGCGGCCGCGACCCGGGGTGGACTGCCGATGACGGGCACGCTGACCCCGCTGCAGCGCATCCCGACCCGCCGCAACGTCGAGCTGATGCTGTTGGTCTTCGCGGTGCTGATCGTGGTGGCGGCCGAGACCGCGGTCGAGGCCGCGCGCGAGGGCAGGCTCGAGCCGTCGCGCCTGTTGACGTACGCCGCGGTGCCGCTGGCGCTCGGCCTCATCACGCATCTGGTGATCCGCCAGGTGGCGCGCTACGCCGACCCGCTGATGCTGCCGATCGTCGTCCTGCTCAACGGGCTCGGGCTGGTGATGATCCATCGGCTCGACCTCGGTCGCCAGGAACAGTCCCCGAGCGACTTCGCCGCCCAGGCGCCGAAGCAGGTGGTCTGGATCGCGCTGGGGCTGGTGCTGTTCCTCGCCATCCTGCTCGTCGTGCGCGACCACCGCGCGTTGCAGCGTTACGCGTACACGCTGGCCCTGGCCGGGCTGTTCCTGCTCATGCTCCCGGTCGTGCTGCCGGCGCAGTTCAGCGAGATCCCCGAAGCACCCGGCGCCCACATCTGGATCCGCGTCGCGGGCTTCTCGATCCAGCCGGGCGAGATCGCCAAGATCCTGCTGACGATCTTCGGTGCGGCCTACCTCGTCCAGAAGCGGGACGTCCTGGCGCTCGCCGGCCGCCGCGTGCTCGGCATCGACTTCCCGCGCGGGCGCGACTTCGGCCCGCTGCTGCTCGCCTGGCTGGTGTGCATCGCCATCCTGGTGCGGGGCAGCGACCTCGGCACCTCGCTGCTGTTCTTCGGCCTGTTCGTCGTCCTGCTCTACGTCGCGACCGAGCGGGTCAGCTGGGTCATCGTCGGCGTGCTGCTCTTCGCCGGCGGCGCGTACGTCGCGTACCAGATCTTCGGCAAGGTGCAGGAGCGCGTGAGCGTGTGGCTGCACCCGTTCTCGGCGGCCAACGTGTCCCCCGGTTACGACCCGACCTACCAGCTGCGGCAGTCGCTGTTCGGACTCGGCACCGGCGGGATCTTCGGCACCGGTCTCGGTAGCGGCCACCCCGAGCTCGTCCCGCTGCCGGCGACCGACTTCATCATCTCCTCCTTCGGCGAGGAGACAGGCCTGTTCGGGCTCATCGGGCTGCTCACGCTCTACGCCCTGCTGGTGGCGCGCGGGTTCGCCGCCGGCCTCGCGGTGCGCGACGCGTTCGGCAAGCTGCTGGCCTGCGGCCTTGCGTTCCTGTTCGCCCTGCAGCTGTTCGTCGTCGTCTCCGGCGTGACGAGGCTGCTGCCGGCCACCGGCCTCACGACACCGTTCCTGTCCTACGGCGGCAGCTCGATGCTGGGCAGCTGGGCGATCCTCGCCCTGCTCGTCCGGGTCTCCGACGCCGCGCGGCGGCCGGCGACCACGCCCCCGTCCCCGCCACCCACGACGACCGCGATGCAGGAGGCGGTGCCGGCGTGAACAAGCCCATCCGCAAGGTGTCCATCGCGATCGCCGTGCTGTTCCTGGCGCTGTTCGTGAACCTCAACGTGGTGCAGGTGCTGCAGGGCAGCTCCTACCGCAATAACACCGACAACCGCCGGGTGCTGCTCAACGAGTACTCCAACCCACGCGGGCAGATCACCGTCGGCGGCGACGCGGTCGCCGAGTCGGTCGCCACCGACGACCAGCTCAAGTACCTGCGCAAGTACCCCGACGGCCCGGTCTACGCGCCCGCCACCGGCTACTACTCCATCGTCTACGGCAAGGAAGGCATCGAGGACTCCACGAACAGCATCCTGACCGGCAACGACCCGGATCTGTTCGGCACGAAGCTGGCCGACCTGCTCACGGGCCGCGACCCCAAGGGCGGCAGCGTCCAACTCACCCTGAACGCGCGCGCCCAGAAGGCGGCGTACGAGGCGATGGGCAACCGGCGGGGTGCGGTCGTGGCGCTCGACCCCAAGACCGGGGCGATCCTGGCAATGGTCTCGACGCCGTCCTACGACCCGAACAAGCTGTCCGGGCACGACACCGGCGCGATCCAGCGCGCCTGGGAGGCCTACAACAAGAGCACCAAGGACCCACTGCTCAATCGCACCACCAAGCAGGTGTATCCGGCCGGGTCGATGTTCAAGGTCATCGACACCGCCGCGGCGTTGGCCGACGACTCGAAGCTGACGGCCAGCACCCGCCTCGCGGCGCCCAACAGCTACTGGCCGCTCGACACCGAGCGCAAGAGCGCGTGCCCGGCCAACGGCGAGGCGGCATGCGTCGAGAACTTCGACGGCGAGGTGTGCGACAACGGCAAGACCGCGACCCTCGCCCTCGCGCTCGCCAAGTCGTGCAACACGACGTTCTCCAAGCTGGTGGCCGAGGACCTCGGTGGGACGAAGCTGGCGCAGATGGCGCAGAAGTTCGGTCTCGACGCCCCGTACAGCGGCGACGACCCCGGCGACCTGTGTCGGCCGGCGGTGTTCGAGGTGCCGTTGCCGGTGTGCCACTCGACGCCGGGCAGCGAGAGCGACCTCCGCTCGCCCGACACCCTGGCGCAGACCGCCATCGGGCAGCGCGACGTCGGCGTCACCCCGCTGCAGGCGGCGATGCTGTCGGCCGCGGTGGCCAACAACGGCACGCTGATGAAGCCCTACCTCATCAACAAGGAGCTTCGGCCGGACCTCTCCGTGCTGCGCGAGGCCGACCCCGAGCAGCTCAGCCAGGTCCTCACTCCCGAACGCGACGCCGAACTGGTCCAGATGATGGAGGGTGTGGTCGAGAGCTCGCAGGGCACCGGCGGCCCGGCCCGCATCCCGGAGCTGCAGGAGGTCAAGGTCGGCGGCAAGACCGGCACGGCCGACCACGGCGTCCGGGGCAAGGACGGCAAGTTCCCGCCGCCGCACGCCTGGTTCACCGGCTTCGCCCTCGCCAAGGGCGACCCGAAGATCGCGGTGTCGGTGATCATCGAGGACGGCGGGGTCAGCGGCAACGAGACGACCGGCGGCCTGGCCGCCGCGCCGGTGGCGAAGAAGGTCATGTTGGCCTACCTGCGCTCGATCGGTGTCAAGTGACGAGTTCGACGTCGCACCCCCGGGGCGGCGGCAGCATGCGAAACGAGGACCACAGATGACCCAGCCGCGGATCGTCGGCGAGCGCTACGAGCTCGGTGAGCTGATCGGCTACGGCGGCATGGCCGAGGTGCACCGCGGCCGCGACCTGCGCCTCAACCGTGACGTCGCGATCAAGCTGCTGCGCGCCGACCTGGCCCGCGACCCGTCCTTCCTGAACCGGTTCCGGCGCGAGGCGCACTCGGCCGCGGGCCTGAACCATCCGTCGAT
This window harbors:
- a CDS encoding FtsW/RodA/SpoVE family cell cycle protein, whose translation is MTGTLTPLQRIPTRRNVELMLLVFAVLIVVAAETAVEAAREGRLEPSRLLTYAAVPLALGLITHLVIRQVARYADPLMLPIVVLLNGLGLVMIHRLDLGRQEQSPSDFAAQAPKQVVWIALGLVLFLAILLVVRDHRALQRYAYTLALAGLFLLMLPVVLPAQFSEIPEAPGAHIWIRVAGFSIQPGEIAKILLTIFGAAYLVQKRDVLALAGRRVLGIDFPRGRDFGPLLLAWLVCIAILVRGSDLGTSLLFFGLFVVLLYVATERVSWVIVGVLLFAGGAYVAYQIFGKVQERVSVWLHPFSAANVSPGYDPTYQLRQSLFGLGTGGIFGTGLGSGHPELVPLPATDFIISSFGEETGLFGLIGLLTLYALLVARGFAAGLAVRDAFGKLLACGLAFLFALQLFVVVSGVTRLLPATGLTTPFLSYGGSSMLGSWAILALLVRVSDAARRPATTPPSPPPTTTAMQEAVPA
- a CDS encoding peptidoglycan D,D-transpeptidase FtsI family protein; this encodes MNKPIRKVSIAIAVLFLALFVNLNVVQVLQGSSYRNNTDNRRVLLNEYSNPRGQITVGGDAVAESVATDDQLKYLRKYPDGPVYAPATGYYSIVYGKEGIEDSTNSILTGNDPDLFGTKLADLLTGRDPKGGSVQLTLNARAQKAAYEAMGNRRGAVVALDPKTGAILAMVSTPSYDPNKLSGHDTGAIQRAWEAYNKSTKDPLLNRTTKQVYPAGSMFKVIDTAAALADDSKLTASTRLAAPNSYWPLDTERKSACPANGEAACVENFDGEVCDNGKTATLALALAKSCNTTFSKLVAEDLGGTKLAQMAQKFGLDAPYSGDDPGDLCRPAVFEVPLPVCHSTPGSESDLRSPDTLAQTAIGQRDVGVTPLQAAMLSAAVANNGTLMKPYLINKELRPDLSVLREADPEQLSQVLTPERDAELVQMMEGVVESSQGTGGPARIPELQEVKVGGKTGTADHGVRGKDGKFPPPHAWFTGFALAKGDPKIAVSVIIEDGGVSGNETTGGLAAAPVAKKVMLAYLRSIGVK